The genome window CTGAGCGCCGCCGCCGCCATCCATGCGGCGAAGCACGGCAGGCAAGTGCTCGCCATCGGCATGACCGACGCCACCGGGCTCGGTTCCCACCTCCGGGTCCCGATCCTGGGCACGCAGCCCGCGTTGGTACGACCCGGACTTCACGCGCTGGCGGTCGATCCTGCGGCCGCCCTCGACGAGTATCTGCGGCTCCGCCTCAAGGTCCCTCGCTTTGGCCCGGCCACCAGGGCGTTTCGAGTGCTCGCGGAAACGGTGCCCGGAATCCGGGACACCGTGGTCATGGGCAAGATTCTTTTCGAGGCGACTCGCGATCGGTGGGATCTCGTGGTGGCCGACGCTCCTCCCACCGGGCAGGTCATGTCCTACCTGCGCGCCCCGGCGACGATCGAGTCGCTGGTCCCGAGAGGAAGGGTCAAGGAACAGGCCAGTTGGATGCGGATGACCCTGCATGACCCCGGCGTGACCGGCCTGATGATCACAGCCACGCCTGAGGAACTGCCTGTGGCTGAGACGAAAGAGACGCTGGCCGCCCTCGCCGCCGAGGGCTTGATCGAAGGCACCGCGGTGGTTGCGAACCGCGTCCTGCCACCCCTCAATATCCCTGAGGAACGCATCGGTCGGGAACCTGCCGGGTCCCGGCGCGACGCCGCCACGCTCCACCTCGAGCTGGAGGCGGCACAGCGAGTTCATCTCGACCGACTCAAACCCGACATGAGGTTTCCGCTGCTCTTCGGGCTGCGCACTCCCGGCGAGGTGGCAAGTCGGCTCTCGGAGCTCTGGGGAAACCAATGACCACGATCGTGCTGGTGGTGGGGGCAGGCGGAGTCGGCAAGACGACGATGGCCGCGGCGATCGCCGCCGCCGCGGCGCGCGACGGGGCGAAGACCCTCGTGCTCACGGTGGATCCCGCCCGGCGCCTGGCGGATGCCCTGGGGTTGGAACTGGGAAACCACCCCACGCCGGTCCCCGGCATCGATGGCCTGGAGGCGGCGATGCTCGACGCCGCGGCCTCCTGGGAGGCGATCGTCCGAACCCACGCCAGCGGCCCCGTCGCCGACCGACTGGTAGCCAACCCGCTGTTTCGCGCCGTAGCCGACCGGTTCCCGTCGGGTCAGGCATACGCCGCGGCCGAGGAGATGACGACCCATGCCGACTCGGGGGTCTGGGACCTGGTGGTGGTGGACACCCCGCCGTCGTCCGGTGGAATCGACTTCCTGGCCTCGCCGCAACGGATGAGAGCGCTGGTGGCGGGCCGGGCCCTTCGTTGGCTCACCGGGCCCAAGCTCCCAGGCAGACGAGCCGTCTACTCCTTCACCGCCCGGCCCGCGCTTCGCCTCGCCGATGCCGTGCTGGGGGGTCCTCTGCTGGAAGATGTGGCCGAATTTCTGCTCGATCTGCGCGAAACCTATGACGGCATCTCCAAGCGGTCGCGGCAGGTGGAAACCGCGTTGCGACGGGCAAAGACCGTGATCGTGACCACTGTAGATCCAACCCCGATTCGGGAGATGGTCCGGTTCTTCGACGAGTTGCCGTCGTGGGCCGGGCGACCCCAGGCAGTCGTGTTCAACCGGGCGCTGCCCGCCGCCTGGGCTCACGCCATCACCGACCCCGATGACGCCCTCGATGCCAATTTGGCGCGCTGGGGATTCGAGGCCGCCCGGCAGGAGGACATTCGTACGGAGATCTCGCTACGCCATGGGCTCATCCCCATCGTGGTCCCCTGGCTTGCGGAGATGCCGGCCGACCCCGTGGCTCTGGCAGCCGTCGCCGAGCAGGCAGGGGGTCTCGATCCGGAGAGCCTCACCCGCTAGGGGGTGCCCTAGGTGAGCACGGAGTCGGCGCCCAAGAGGGCCCGCAGCTCTGCGTATAGAGAACTCCTCGCCTCCACCGTGTGCTCCGGGCCGAGCCGGACCACCTTCTCGGCGGGCTTGCCTTCGAGGTGCAAGTAGACGGGCGTCGGACCCGGATGGTTCGACAGCACATCCTTGAGTCGATTCACCAGGGTCACCGACATCCGATGGGCGGCGACCCGGAGGCGGACGACGCGCTCGGCGTCGATGTCGGGCTCGTGAATCTTCTGGGCAATGAACTTGAGGCTGTCGCCCCGCTGGTCGACCCGGCCGGCCACCACCAGTACCGCGTCGTCACGTACCAAAGGCCCGGTCTCGGCGACCGTCCGGGGAAACGCCAGCACCTCGACGCTCCCCTCCAGATCCTCGAGCGTGAAATAGAGCATCAACTCACCGGCGCGGGTGTAGCGGCGGGTGACCGCGCTGACGATTCCGGCGATGCTGGCGACAGTGCCGTCGCGGTGGTCCTCGAGCCCGGCGATCGAAGTGGTCGCCAGCGCCTTGAGTGCGGTCTCGATTCCGAACAACGGATGATCCGACACGTAGAGGCCGAGCATCTCCTTCTCGAACTGAAGCTTCACCTTCTTGTCCCACTCCATGTCGGGGATGTCGATGACCCCGGAGTGGGTCGACGGCTCCTCTGCGCCGAACAACGAGAACTGGCCCATGTCTTCGGCCCGCCGCCGGGTAACCACCGCTTCGATCATCTGCTCGTGCACCGCCATCAGCCCCTTGCGGGGAGCGCCGGTGGAATCGAACGCGCCCGCTTTGATGAGTGATTCGATGGTGCGCTTGTTCAAAACCGACAAGTCGACGCGGTCGATGAAGTCCTGGAAGGACTCATAGACACCGTTCTTGCGGCGCTCTTCGGTGATCAGCTCGACCACACCCTCACCGACGTTGCGAATCGCCGACAGGCCG of Acidimicrobiia bacterium contains these proteins:
- a CDS encoding ArsA-related P-loop ATPase: MLERRLLIVTGKGGAGRSALSAAAAIHAAKHGRQVLAIGMTDATGLGSHLRVPILGTQPALVRPGLHALAVDPAAALDEYLRLRLKVPRFGPATRAFRVLAETVPGIRDTVVMGKILFEATRDRWDLVVADAPPTGQVMSYLRAPATIESLVPRGRVKEQASWMRMTLHDPGVTGLMITATPEELPVAETKETLAALAAEGLIEGTAVVANRVLPPLNIPEERIGREPAGSRRDAATLHLELEAAQRVHLDRLKPDMRFPLLFGLRTPGEVASRLSELWGNQ
- a CDS encoding ArsA-related P-loop ATPase is translated as MTTIVLVVGAGGVGKTTMAAAIAAAAARDGAKTLVLTVDPARRLADALGLELGNHPTPVPGIDGLEAAMLDAAASWEAIVRTHASGPVADRLVANPLFRAVADRFPSGQAYAAAEEMTTHADSGVWDLVVVDTPPSSGGIDFLASPQRMRALVAGRALRWLTGPKLPGRRAVYSFTARPALRLADAVLGGPLLEDVAEFLLDLRETYDGISKRSRQVETALRRAKTVIVTTVDPTPIREMVRFFDELPSWAGRPQAVVFNRALPAAWAHAITDPDDALDANLARWGFEAARQEDIRTEISLRHGLIPIVVPWLAEMPADPVALAAVAEQAGGLDPESLTR